The genomic stretch CCTCTTGTAACCTCCCCCCCCCACTCTGCACCGTCATGAGAACACCCCTTCAGCACACCAGTCTCTATATCAGACTCCGCATCCCTCTTTCCTTTTTTTCCCCACTCATCTTTCACCGTCATTTCAAACGTCATTTCATCATGTTCTATGAGACCATACTGACTGTCCCTCAAGCGGACGCTCTCTTCACTCCTCCCTCTTCCTATTCTCCTCAAAAGCCGATTGCAAGGCTGGACCTTGGCTTCGACTCTCCCTCTGACGACGTGCTAGACGCTGATATTTTCAACATGACTGGCACAGGATCACCACAACCATACATCAAAGAGGAGGTCGACGAAATGTCCTTCAACACCCGCTTCATGGCCCACAACAGCCTAGACATGGGCCATCAGTACACCAACGCCCAGTTCTCGGGCAATGAGAACGCAGGCAACATCAACCCCTCCGATCTCAACATGAGCGGGAGTATGATGGGTAACCACTTCGGCACCAACAGCTACATGCAGGGTGGAGCTGGTATTGCCGACGACGAGCTTGCTGAGTCACTGGGCCCCTTTGAGCAGCAGCCGAGCTTCGGTGGCTTCTCTCAGGAGCAGTCTGGCCAGCAAGACTACTACCACAGCCACACCAACAATGCTAGCATCGGTCAGGTCTACTCCAACACCCCAGACGACCTGCCCATTCACAGTCCATTTGTCCACCCCGGAAACTTTGACTTTAACCAGTACCAGTCAGGACCACAAAGAATGAGCTTCGCTGGTAGCATGCCGAGCGGCTCCATGCGCCAGCGTATCACCATGAGCAGGACTGCGTCGGACAACCGCGCTCCCATGTCGCCCAAAACACCTGCCATGGCAGGACTCCATCTTGGCACTCCAGACTCGGGTAACTTTACGACCCAGCCTATCATGACCAACGTGCACAGACACCAAAAGAGCATGTCTGGTCAGTGGGAAGGCACTCCGGGGAGTGCTCACTCGTGGATTGACTCACCAACTGCATCCCCTCACACCGGCGGACTGCACCACCAACAAATCACCGACGTCCTGCACTCGGGCAAGCACAACTCGCTACCCGCAAAGGTCGACATCGGACAGAATGCCGATGCGAAGAAACGCAGACGTCGTGAGTCTCACAACTTGGTGGAGCGTCGCCGAAGGGATAATATCAACGAGCGCATCCATGACTTGTCTCGTCTCGTACCTCAGCACCGGCTCGAGGATGAGAAGATCCGCAAGCACATCAACAACAATGGTCCACTGTCACCAACCATGACTGCTGGTGGCATGTCACCGCCACAAGCAACATCACTCCTGGCTGGTGGCAATGGAAGACGAGCCGCTGGCAACATCACACAAGGACTGCCAATTGAAGAGAAGGACAAGGGGCCGAACAAAGGAGACATTCTCAACGGTGCCGTCAGCTGGACCCGTGATCTCATGTGGATGCTCGCCAAGAAGATTGAGGAATGCGACCAACTTGCTGAACGACTGCGAGAGGCGACCGGCCAAGAGTGGGCTTCTGAGCAGACTGAAGAGGAGAAGCGCATGAAGACCGAGATCCTCGATGCTCTCGACAAGAACGGACAAAGCTCTTTCCGCTACTCGCGCGGCCCAGGCTCAGGACTACGGGTGCCCAAGCATACCAATCTAGCCGGAGAACCACTCAATGGCGCCTCTCCCCAAAGCCTCAGTCCAGGCATGCAAAGCACTGGCAGCGGCTCTGGGTCAAACCAGCAACAATACTGGACCAGCCTGAAGGAGGAAGATGAGTACGGTATGGAGATGGGCTGATGCTCTCCAAATCGTCTCTTCTACTATTCTTTTCTGTCCATCGATTCCTTCTCTATGATACCCCGCGATACCCCGCACCCGTTCCTGCATCCTGCTCATGCATACGCTAGGACCTGACACAAAGAGGCTCAAAGGAGCTCGTCAGTCCGCCTCCAATCAAAGGTCGATTTCACATCGTCGCCTTTGTGCCCGCTCTACGCGTACCGTCTCTGCTGGACAAGGACGGAGAAGCTTTCTGCTTGCATCACAGCACTTCCCATCTCGTTGCATAATATGTCTCTACCCACCGTGGCACATCATCACCCCGGCTTCTAGCCTTATCTACCCCTACACGGCGGTCTCGCGCATCTGCCTTGGCACATGCGTGACTCTATCCAGTCTTGTCATTTCTTTCCTTCATCTCATTCTTACCACAAGTGGCATGTATGGCTTGTTTATGTACACAGTTTTGCACATCACCACTCTG from Pyrenophora tritici-repentis strain M4 chromosome 1, whole genome shotgun sequence encodes the following:
- a CDS encoding HLH transcription factor (GlcD gamma) — its product is MPKPTDALFTPPSSYSPQKPIARLDLGFDSPSDDVLDADIFNMTGTGSPQPYIKEEVDEMSFNTRFMAHNSLDMGHQYTNAQFSGNENAGNINPSDLNMSGSMMGNHFGTNSYMQGGAGIADDELAESLGPFEQQPSFGGFSQEQSGQQDYYHSHTNNASIGQVYSNTPDDLPIHSPFVHPGNFDFNQYQSGPQRMSFAGSMPSGSMRQRITMSRTASDNRAPMSPKTPAMAGLHLGTPDSGNFTTQPIMTNVHRHQKSMSGQWEGTPGSAHSWIDSPTASPHTGGLHHQQITDVLHSGKHNSLPAKVDIGQNADAKKRRRRESHNLVERRRRDNINERIHDLSRLVPQHRLEDEKIRKHINNNGPLSPTMTAGGMSPPQATSLLAGGNGRRAAGNITQGLPIEEKDKGPNKGDILNGAVSWTRDLMWMLAKKIEECDQLAERLREATGQEWASEQTEEEKRMKTEILDALDKNGQSSFRYSRGPGSGLRVPKHTNLAGEPLNGASPQSLSPGMQSTGSGSGSNQQQYWTSLKEEDEYGMEMG